Proteins co-encoded in one Sporosarcina sp. FSL K6-1522 genomic window:
- a CDS encoding NAD-dependent epimerase/dehydratase family protein, whose product MMKVLVTGGLGFIGSHIVDTLMRNNYEVAVYDNLSTGSLKNIDSNVRIFIGDIEDKKSLEQAMETFRPDYVIHEAAQVSVQNSISAISNDAQINIMGTINIIELSHKYAVKKIVFASSAAVYGNANRLPIVVSDPVQPLSPYGISKKTAEEYLILAKKILDVDYVILRYSNVYGPRQTSSGEGGVISIFTNHVINNERPVIYGDGLQTRDFIYVKDVARANLQALRFDGIGIFNIASTTSSSINQLYAIIQSISQKEILPIYQSPKSGDIKESLLCNRTSTQKLNWQPQYSLAKGLANTYAYYLKRHQPAIASVETSTTLLHSRDVAR is encoded by the coding sequence ATGATGAAAGTACTTGTAACAGGTGGTTTGGGGTTTATTGGCTCTCATATTGTAGATACATTAATGCGCAATAATTATGAAGTGGCTGTGTATGATAACCTGTCCACTGGATCTTTGAAAAACATCGATTCGAACGTTAGGATTTTTATAGGCGACATTGAAGATAAGAAATCGCTAGAGCAGGCGATGGAGACGTTCCGTCCTGACTATGTGATTCATGAAGCTGCCCAAGTGAGTGTGCAAAATTCCATTTCAGCTATTTCGAATGATGCACAGATCAACATCATGGGGACGATAAATATCATCGAACTTTCCCATAAGTATGCCGTGAAAAAAATCGTATTTGCCTCTTCAGCGGCTGTGTATGGTAACGCTAATAGGCTCCCGATTGTAGTTTCGGACCCTGTCCAACCATTATCCCCTTATGGTATTTCGAAAAAAACAGCTGAAGAGTACCTCATACTGGCCAAAAAAATATTGGATGTAGACTATGTCATTCTTCGCTACAGCAATGTGTATGGTCCACGACAAACATCAAGTGGTGAAGGCGGAGTCATTTCAATCTTCACCAACCATGTCATTAACAACGAGCGGCCAGTGATTTATGGCGACGGTTTACAAACGAGAGATTTTATCTATGTAAAAGATGTTGCGCGTGCGAACCTTCAAGCCCTTAGATTCGATGGCATTGGCATCTTTAATATTGCATCAACAACGAGTTCAAGTATTAACCAGCTATATGCCATTATTCAGTCGATAAGTCAAAAAGAGATTCTCCCTATTTATCAATCACCTAAAAGTGGGGATATCAAAGAAAGCTTACTTTGCAATAGAACGAGTACCCAAAAGTTGAATTGGCAACCCCAATATTCATTGGCAAAGGGGCTTGCGAATACGTATGCATACTATCTTAAGCGCCATCAACCCGCCATCGCTTCAGTTGAAACCTCCACCACGCTTCTACATTCTCGGGATGTAGCACGATAA
- a CDS encoding CpsD/CapB family tyrosine-protein kinase gives MAIKFKGKHAFNQNDVKMKEQFYSICSNIESNLVKVNPLLLMVTSLKQTKSIVRATAHLALALSEQGKRVLLVDGNLREPSLHHLFRMDNSFGLSNLLLRGKPTSGEEWIKIADNLFCLPTGEMLYEPSTLLSLETFPHHIEKWKQQFDIILFHTSNSLHAPDAQIVAQHCDGIVLAIMEGRDKLEKISSMKKQFERAKHEITGAVIVK, from the coding sequence TTGGCTATTAAATTTAAAGGAAAACATGCTTTTAATCAGAACGATGTCAAAATGAAAGAACAATTTTATAGCATATGTAGCAACATCGAATCTAACCTGGTCAAGGTCAATCCACTATTGTTAATGGTCACTTCACTTAAACAAACAAAAAGCATTGTTCGTGCCACCGCCCATTTAGCTCTTGCCTTGTCAGAACAAGGGAAAAGGGTGTTACTAGTGGATGGCAATCTTCGTGAGCCTTCGCTTCATCATTTGTTTAGAATGGATAACTCATTCGGTTTATCTAACTTACTTTTAAGAGGCAAGCCTACATCTGGGGAAGAATGGATAAAGATAGCGGACAATCTATTCTGTTTACCGACGGGTGAAATGCTCTATGAGCCGTCCACGCTATTATCATTGGAGACCTTTCCTCATCATATTGAGAAGTGGAAACAACAGTTTGATATCATCTTATTTCATACATCCAATAGTTTACATGCGCCGGATGCACAAATCGTGGCACAACATTGTGATGGTATTGTGTTAGCGATCATGGAAGGTCGAGACAAGTTGGAGAAGATTAGCAGTATGAAAAAACAATTCGAACGTGCAAAGCATGAAATAACGGGGGCAGTGATCGTTAAATAA